Below is a genomic region from Roseovarius arcticus.
GCGCATCAAAGCGGGTTTGGGCGCCTCGTCATATCGAATAATATCAATCACGCGGTCGAGGTTGAGGAACGCAACAATCAGCCCCTCCAGCACCTCCAGACGGTGGTCGATCTTTTCCATCCGGTGGGCCGAACGGCGCTCCAGCACTTCGCGGCGGAAGTCGAGGAAGGCCCGCAGGACCTCCTTCATCGAGCAGACCTTTGGTGTAACTCCGTCAATCAACACGTTCATATTGAGAGAGAAACGCACCTCAAGGTCGGAGTTGCGATACATCATGCCCATCAGCATCTCGGGCGACACATTCTTGCTGCGCGGCTCAAGGATGAGGCGAATATCTTCGGCGCTTTCGTCGCGCACATCTGCAAGGATCGGGATCTTTTTGAGCTGGATAACTTCGGCGATCTTCTCGATCAGGCGCGATTTCTGCACTTGATACGGGATCTCGGTGACTACGATGTGCCATTGACCGCGCCCCAGATCCTCGACCTCCCATTTGCAGCGCAGGCGGAAGGCGCCGCGTCCAGTGCGGTAGGCCTGCGCAATGCTCTCGGGCGGCTCGACAATGACGCCGCCTGTCGGGAAATCGGGGCCGGGTACGTAATTTAGCAGCGTGTCATCGCGCGCATCAGGCACTTTGATTAGATGCAGGCACGCATCGATCAATTCGGCAATATTATGGGGCGGGATATTGGTGGCCATCCCCACCGCAATGCCCGACGATCCGTTTGCCAACAGGTTCGGAAAGGATGCGGGCAGAACCACAGGCTCTGTCAGGGTGCCATCATAGTTATCACGGAAATCGACCGCGTTTTCGGCCAGTCCGTCCAGCAACGCCTCAGCGGCAGCGGTCATCCGCGCCTCGGTATAACGCGCAGCGGCAGGATTATCCCCGTCAATATTGCCGAAGTTCCCCTGCCCGTCGACTAACGGATAGCGCACAGCGAAGTCCTGAGCCAGCCGCGCCATCGCGTCATAGATCGCAGCATCGCCGTGCGGATGGTAGTTACCCATCACGTCGCCGCTGATCTTGGCGGACTTTCGGAAGCCGCCTGTGGAACTAAGTCGCAGTTCGCGCATTGCGTATAGGATGCGGCGGTGAACGGGCTTTAGCCCGTCGCGCGCGTCGGGCAGCGCACGGTGCATGATCGTGCTAAGCGCATACGTAAGATACCGGTCGCCAATGGCGCGGCGAAGCGGCTCGGCCAATTCGGTCGGGGGGGCGCCGGAGGGCGAAGCGGGGTCGGCAATATCATCTGTCATATCGGCGGTGATAGCCGTGGCGCTATTGCACGTAAAGCGCCTGTCGTACTCTATGCGCGTCTTTTGCCGTTCTGGCGGGGCGGGAATAGTGTAGAATAATGAAACGGGGAATCGGCGACTGCCAGCCGAAATCCTCTAGTGGGCAAAAATATGCCTGCGCAAAAATTGCAATGGGGGTTGCACAAAATGTGGCGTTTCATCCTTATCAGCTTCGGCTTTCTGGGCTTCGCTTTTTACCAAGCCAGCGGCGGCTCTGACTATGCTCCCGCGCAAGACTCCCTGCAGGTTGCCTATCAGAACAAATCAATCTTCGCCGAGCCTAAGATGGTGCCAGCGCCAGTGCAGCTTGCCGGCGCAGAAATCCCCGAACCAAAAATCCCCGCGCTCGTTCGCCGCGACAAATCGCAGGTCGCCAGAACGCGGGTTACAAGGGCGGAACCGCGCGGTGATGTAACCCTTGCGGGCCTTTCGGGTCTATCGTCAGAGGAAACGGGCGGATTTGGCATAACGCTGGCGTCGATGACACGGCCGCTTGTCGGCGGCGATGCTCTTGGCACACGCGCTGCAGTCAGCACCTCGTCGTTCGACTCGGAAACGCTGGTGAACGATGTGCGCGACACTCCAATTGACGAGGCGGTCGTCGCGTCACTGCCCCCTACCCCGACAGCATCTGACATTCGCAGCATCGCGGGCGACGCGGCAAATATGCGCAGCGGCCCCGGCACAGATTTCGGCAAAGTCGACCAACTGTCGCGCGGCACCAGTGTAGAAGTGCTGGACCGGCGCGGCGCGTGGGTCGAATTGCGCGATCTTAACACAGGCCAGATAGGCTGGATGGCCGATTGGCTGGTCACGGCGGCCAACTGATTTGTCACAATTAAGCAGCGGCGCACAGCGCACCATCCTGATCACAGGGTGCTCGTCCGGCATCGGATATGATGCAGCCCACGGCCTGAAGGCGCGCGGCTGGCGTGTGTTTGCGGCCTGCAGAAAGCCGGAAGATTGCGCACGCCTCAAGGCGGAGGGGCTGGATAGCCCGCTGATAGATTACGCTGACACGGCCAGCATTGAGGCCGGACTTGCCGAGGTTCTGGAGGCCAGTTCAGGCAGATTAGATGCCCTATTTAACAATGGCGCATTCGCCTGCCCCGGTCTGGTCGAAGATCTGCCAACCGGTGCGCTGCGCGAAATATTTGAAACAAATCTCTTTGGTTGGCACGATCTGACGCGCCGCGTGATCCCAGTTATGCGCGGCCAAGGGTCGGGCCGAATTATACAATGCTCCTCGGTTTTGGGCCTGGTGACGTTGCCATGGCGAGGTGCCTATAACGCGACGAAATTCGCTGTCGAAGGTCTGACCGACACGATGCGAATCGAACTCCGCGGCACCGGCATCCAAGTCTGCCTGATTGAGCCGGGCCCTGTCACGTCGCGCATCCGGCAAAATTCGATCCCGCATTTCGAACGGTGGATCGATTGGGAATCGT
It encodes:
- a CDS encoding DNA topoisomerase IV subunit A, giving the protein MTDDIADPASPSGAPPTELAEPLRRAIGDRYLTYALSTIMHRALPDARDGLKPVHRRILYAMRELRLSSTGGFRKSAKISGDVMGNYHPHGDAAIYDAMARLAQDFAVRYPLVDGQGNFGNIDGDNPAAARYTEARMTAAAEALLDGLAENAVDFRDNYDGTLTEPVVLPASFPNLLANGSSGIAVGMATNIPPHNIAELIDACLHLIKVPDARDDTLLNYVPGPDFPTGGVIVEPPESIAQAYRTGRGAFRLRCKWEVEDLGRGQWHIVVTEIPYQVQKSRLIEKIAEVIQLKKIPILADVRDESAEDIRLILEPRSKNVSPEMLMGMMYRNSDLEVRFSLNMNVLIDGVTPKVCSMKEVLRAFLDFRREVLERRSAHRMEKIDHRLEVLEGLIVAFLNLDRVIDIIRYDEAPKPALMRENWGQEFIRATDQADYVSPPEGGEDGLTDIQAEAILNMRLRSLRRLEEIELLKEQSALMEERAALEDLLEHPELQWDAIADQLREVKKTFGKNSVGGARRTQFAEAGEVEEVPLEAMIDREPITVVCSQMGWIRAMTGHIDLTRELKFKDGDGPGFLFHAETTDRLLVFAGNGRFYTIPASTLPGGRGMGEPLRLIVDLPNEAEIVDIHIHQPGRKLLIASSAGDGFVVPEDEVLAQTRSGKQVLNVRAPTRATVCKPVTGDHVAVVGENRKVLIFALSELPEMGRGKGVRLQKYKDGGLSDAITFSIEAGLTWLDPAGRTRTETLLDEWTGKRSGSGRMAPRGFPRDNKFNG
- a CDS encoding SH3 domain-containing protein, with the protein product MWRFILISFGFLGFAFYQASGGSDYAPAQDSLQVAYQNKSIFAEPKMVPAPVQLAGAEIPEPKIPALVRRDKSQVARTRVTRAEPRGDVTLAGLSGLSSEETGGFGITLASMTRPLVGGDALGTRAAVSTSSFDSETLVNDVRDTPIDEAVVASLPPTPTASDIRSIAGDAANMRSGPGTDFGKVDQLSRGTSVEVLDRRGAWVELRDLNTGQIGWMADWLVTAAN
- a CDS encoding SDR family oxidoreductase → MSQLSSGAQRTILITGCSSGIGYDAAHGLKARGWRVFAACRKPEDCARLKAEGLDSPLIDYADTASIEAGLAEVLEASSGRLDALFNNGAFACPGLVEDLPTGALREIFETNLFGWHDLTRRVIPVMRGQGSGRIIQCSSVLGLVTLPWRGAYNATKFAVEGLTDTMRIELRGTGIQVCLIEPGPVTSRIRQNSIPHFERWIDWESSPREADYRAGLQKRLYQDSGPDTFELPPVAVTKKLIHAVEARRPRARYYVTVPTHAMGIARRILPTRALDWVLSKA